A region of the Phaseolus vulgaris cultivar G19833 chromosome 11, P. vulgaris v2.0, whole genome shotgun sequence genome:
GCGATGTCTCTCTTTAGGCGATGTCTTttttgggcgatgcctctcttgggcgacgcctctgcGAGGCACTGACTCGAGCGGTTAACCTGttgacttctcttccttgggACCCTCGAGGGGCCCCCACCATGCATTGACTCTGACCTTTGGTCAATGCCCAATGACAGGATGAtacagaaacaaccgattatttttctggtgttgtgctaaattgctgtgtttttggaaaactgaattctgaatcaagttttcttaaaggaatttcattctagacttaaaagtttgcgaaaatcctctttaaaccattcactccccccccccttctagtttaaagccatatattggCATCaggagcttggttcttgaaatttattcaagtgttatcctaaaactgtttttatatggctgatagattaccttttggggaaggtgcttcaatcaacaggcCACCTCTGTTTtttggtttgaactaccaattttggaaagtcaaaatgaaaatctttgAGGAATCCcttgacaaaggtatttgggatgcaattgaaaatggcccctttgttccaaaatttgaaaaagatggatcttccattgataaaccttggtctcaatggactgattctgaaagcaagaaggccaaatgtgattgcattgctaaaatcAGATGAATtattcagggtctctcaatgcaaatcagcaaaggaaatgtaggacaccttggaggtaactcatgaaggtaccaattaggtgaaaagagctagaaagcatactctaatccaatcaaatgttcagaatgctcaagggtgagACAAATGCTGCAGTTCAGAAGAGGTTCattcacatcatcaatcacctcatgagccttgagaaaacctttgaaaaagaagagctaaacatcaagatcctcaaatgtcttgataggtctTGGCAACCTTAGGTAATTGCTATATCTGAAtcaaaagatctaacatcattgagtatggcttctttgtttggcaagcttagggaatggactcaatgttcaagaaagtgaagataagcatgtgagaagcattgccttaaaagctgtcaagcacaaaagcaagctagaatccagtgatgaagagaaccttagtttgctatctagaaagtttagcaaattcttgaaaaggaaccgcaacaaagacacaaacaaagaaaggtatggaaacaaaaaatccaatgattttaattccaataactatacttgttttggttgtagTGAGTAtgggcacataaaggcagattgcgcaaacaaagaaagcaaggagaagaagtcaagctacaaagaaaatgatcatgccggttgactcgagtgcaagagtcttgccacgtcaaaggtatcttctctcgatcagcttcgcaccatgCTAGCCCTCGATCTCCACGTCTCAAATCCTCTcgagaacctgaagaaaacaaagacacagaatggcgccgctgcggccgatcgggctccgacgctcaagtcagtgacggaatcaccaaatactaagagagaaaagcgaaactcaaggaaccgtgcaaatgctctctcagcgtactcaagtgttctcaaaagcgtaaagaagtgttctaaacgcgcgtacctcagaagttcgttagagttccttatatacctgagcactttctctctcctgacggttacacctctggacacgtggctcgcatccagctgtacacgtgtcaccatctggagccaccttctacttgagcgtgacctctactcttcaagctattcgaccaagttacccatgcgaggagtaactacagcttccttggagcgcgatctcttctaagtggcgagtacggggtgtcaccatgcacaccttctctgtggtctcgcctgccgctatcacgatctgcttcacttgcacatcgtgcatgttctggtaaactgttcccttgcctcgacctctggctagggaatgatcatctgacaACCTCATCCTTCGTGCTCGTACTTCATGAAAGCTTTAAGCAAGCCTTcttgatctttcggcgatgtgcccctttcggcggtctctaaccGCTTGGTCGCCTAAAACTCACACACGCGACTATGACGcgagcctggtgaccgccggttataaacaccagagatcggagaacgccaagctaacaattggcgactacacaaacttcccgatgtgcttcccttctgtcagccaggtgctCCGCTCAACACGTCTacattatcgcttgctgccacgtcatcactttcgactacctgatcggtacacaagccccccagtcttaagctgagacttgaccagcgaaaagactaagaggtcacgtcatCATCGATCTGCGTGGCACTGGTGCAGATTTCCGTATGTCCGTACACTCTGCTTTTCTGAAGCTCCACCAACCTCTTTTtccatcactcgacacgtggcttcatcaacggtcgtcTTCAACTGTCAtttgcgcttccgaaaacgttcgaaaaacccttaaaccctttgcGCTTCCattgttccatcatctttcttcactctcaAGCATTCCAAGCGTTTTCTCTGCGAACCACGAAGCTTCTCGTCTCTCTCAAtcttcaacgctcatccgatcacaaaaaggtaaCCCTTTCACTCCTTCTATGGAtacttgctgcattttaatcggtttgcatcatccattatctgtctgaagcatacgttgtgggctgttttctcttttctccttttctcgtaacttagggcttcgtcctTCATAACGTTTATCCCAGCGAACCCTTATTCGTTCGCTTTGtcttcttcgtcctcaatcgagtcgttctctgtTATCCTCATATCATccctttttctttcctttgcagttcctgcgatggctcacacgaagtccaccgcgaaccctcctccttcatcgcgaaaccctccaccccaagcgcgtagggttgcccctggggcaaatcctccaccagcgcgCAATCCATcacgagcctctggtgctccttctaatcaggctgagaggcctacctcttctcacgccaatcccactcaggcaactccaccagtcgccggaggagcttCCCTTCCTCCGCAAGACTACAAGgagctctacccttgggccaccccaactttgCTAAAAGAGACCTCCTCAATAAACACCAAGTTGGGCGTGCACCAACTGCAGAAAGGAGACCAATCCGACCTCTCCTTCCACAAAGAGCATGACAACAAAATGACCGTGCTGCCCTGCCTCCCAGGGGAACCGATCTGCGCGGATAATAAGGGgaacaacgacgagttgttctgctttatctACACGACattcttcaagaaagtgaagcttagGCTTCCTTTTACCCGCTTCGAGAGAGAGCTACTGACCAAGCTCAACGTCGTccctgcccagcttcatcccaacaacTGGGCATTCGTGAAGGCGCTCCAAATCATCTGCACACACTTGGGGCTGCCGGCTTCagtggatgtctttcttttcctgttcgaggccaagaatcccGGATATCGCCTCTGGAttagcttgaacgggattgctgggaggtcaatcctctcgatcttccagcaatcttacaaagactggaaggggaagttcgtcaaggtgtgcCAAAATGACCAAGACCCttccctgctcgacggcttccccttgtactgggtacacaaggggaacaaagactccaaagaaagcttcaggaggccaaggagtcctgacAATATGGGGGAGTTAGACAAAGATCtctgcctcttctggaagagtgtggctgcCGCCAACATCACCCTCCCCACCGCCTCAATAATCACCTTCGAGTTCCTTGTggaccaactcgaagctcacataggttagcaccAAGTTTTTCACTTCGAGTTAACATTAACTTAGCGTCTTCACCACTATATTTTGGCATACCATTATTCTGTGTTGACCCTGATCTTTCATCCATGTATTGCTTGTGTTGTCTCTGCATAAATATGCTTGTATTTTCTGCTTCTGTTTTGGTTGCTCACTTATTCTTTACCTTGTGCAGATAACATGCTGGGAAAAAGGAAATTGGCAgaactgagggcgatcgcccgatcccaCAAGCTAGCGGCGGGCTCCTAGGCTGCGCCCAACCCGGTGGTGGCGATCGCCGCCGCTCAAGGCAAAACTCCTCCCCGAGGTGCAACCTCTTCCGGGGTATTACCCGCTCCTCAAAGGAAAAAGCTGATCTTGAGGAAACCAAAAAGGAAAGCTCCTCAAGTGgtgcaagaggaagaagaggatgatgaggGGACTGAGAATGGCCTTGTCACCAAGAGAACAAGGGCGGCtccctcttcaccacctgcactcccaacaccaacaccaccctcacctccagctccatcacaaccagtccaagcaacacccttggccgCCGCACCCCCCGTGGTTGAAAGCAGCGACCCCaacttcatagagaaccctccaagcgcctccacaccgttcgtatctgttggagagggtcctccttctaCCACGTCTATTGCTGGGACCGCACCAGGAGGAGATGAGGGCGCTCATAACTCGCCAATACTCATAACCGAATCTCcgacctcaccaccacgccaagaagccccccttgcccttcaaactcaagagggtggtggtgaaagtcagcaccaaactcctccagcacctccaccagGAACAACCTCAAGCCTCCCAACCTCCCTCGAAGAAATCTTAgggcccttcacagctaaaCTGAAGATTATGGCGGAGGATCTCCCCTTGATTGTATCGAAAGCCGTGAAGGACTCCCTCAAGAAACTCCAAGAGGAGAACTCAGCGCTCAAGGAGTCAAATCTGATTACGAGGGCTGAGGCTGAAAAGCTCTCATGCAACCTGCTGATGACCGAGCAGGAGCACTCAAGGCTGGAGGATGCCATGGACGCGGAGCTAAGAAGCacgcgcaaggaggcctccgacctgcgccagaaactgcacctccaagtCCAAGAGAAGATCGACTTGGAAAGCAAACTTGTCccttacaggctcaaggtggcggACTTGGAGGCTGCAAGGAAGGCGGATGCGGCCAAGATGGAAAACCTTGAGAAAAGGTCGGCGGATCGGGAGGTGCTCCTTGGGAAGGTTGAAAAGGAGAGGGACAATGCCATTCCTGAGCTCGCTAAAGCTCGAGAGGAGGCCACGAAGATTGCTGCGAAGTTGCCCCAGGCTcgggacgaaggcaaaaagGCTGCTGAAGACCTAGCTCGAGCTCGTGAGGAAAaggaagagctgaagaaacaagcACAATAGCTCGAGCAAAGCACCGCCCAAGTCCTCACCGTCGGGTTCGACGCCGCTCTGGAGCAGGTTGCATGCCAataccccgagctcgacctctctATGGTGTCAAtctgcaacgaggtggtggatgggaagatcgtacCCTCCGAAGACTAGCTGCCTCCCTCCATCACCTTGtcttttgtaaaaactttaTCTCTAATTTTTTTGCTTATGTACTTGCTTATATTTGTGTTCAAACTCAAATAGCCACTTTTGTATAACTTTCACTGTTGAAATGCTGCTTTCTGATACTTCGCTTTAAATGCTTCTTACTTGCTGTGTGTTTAACCAACATAACAGGTGAAGCTTGCTTAAACGAATTAACTCAGCGATGCTTCGGGTTTAACCATTCACACACTGCTTTAAACTTGATTAAACTGTTCACCTCGTAACACTTATCAacctgttaactcaaagtaaaacttgagcaactattaactttcaagcgatgacatttaatataacttgtgaacttaaggcaacaaacTTTAACATAGGTTACTtactgtaccgaccaggtcatcaggcgTGAATGAAACGCGTAgcctagaaaagatgaatggttcagaagtgggcatagtcgccgatcgctgaattggcgttctccgatctctagtgtgcgtaaccggcggtcaacAGGGTTACGTCGCAGTCGCCGTATGAGAGTGCTAGGAGAACGGATGGTCAGAGATCGCCcgggaatgctaggagatcgggtggtttacacgccgccacaaggagcacatcgccggatctcccagcaaacttagttaaagctgttgaaggctcagaagggtaatttcaagcgtgtaagttcagtaagacgattgTGGCACCAACATGGGGCATGAAGGTCGAGTGGGTTGGGGGAaacaccttgctcatcagcAACAGGATTCCCATAGTGGACAtttgttggtggcaaggtttccccagctagaacatgcatggcgtagcagtaaggagggtgccattcgcgatgagcgatatcacagagatgatgcactttgttgcatcagatactcgccttgtcgggtggtgtttcacagcgcattaTGTGCTAGGTTGctccttgagttgaggacttagctgtgcggctgATTACAACAGAAgaatgacgttcaagttgccccaatccaaatgacgacacgtgtagggttggatgtcaccagttactccaacctagatgatgacacgtgtagggttgggagcaatggagaaatgacgctcgagtt
Encoded here:
- the LOC137836588 gene encoding uncharacterized protein; this translates as MAEDLPLIVSKAVKDSLKKLQEENSALKESNLITRAEAEKLSCNLLMTEQEHSRLEDAMDAELRSTRKEASDLRQKLHLQVQEKIDLESKLVPYRLKVADLEAARKADAAKMENLEKRSADREVLLGKVEKERDNAIPELAKAREEATKIAAKLPQARDEGKKAAEDLARAREEKEELKKQAQ